The following coding sequences lie in one Arachis stenosperma cultivar V10309 chromosome 5, arast.V10309.gnm1.PFL2, whole genome shotgun sequence genomic window:
- the LOC130979575 gene encoding 50S ribosomal protein L6, chloroplastic, whose amino-acid sequence MASSVTSSLQIINLKTTVFGEQNKLRVSTLTARNVGFRKMTTECKESRIGKQPIEVPSNVTIKLEGKDIRVKGPLGELGLTYPREVIVEKQESGALRVRKAVETRRANQMHGLFRTLTDNLVVGVSKGFEKKLQLVGVGYRATVEGKEIVLNLGFSHPVKMTIPDGLKVKVEDNTRITISGYDKSDIGQFAASIRRWRPPEPYKGKGIKYADEIIRRKEGKAGKKK is encoded by the exons ATGGCGTCCTCGGTTACCTCTTCTCTTCAAatcat CAATTTGAAGACTACCGTTTTTGGTGAGCAAAATAAGCTCAGAGTTTCAACTCTTACTGCGAGAAATGTTGGCTTCCGTAAAATGACTACAGAATGTAAGGAGTCACGAATTGGGAAGCAACCAATCGAAGTGCCATCCAATGTTACAATCAAATTAGAAGGGAAGGATATACGGGTAAAAGGTCCCCTGGGAGAACTTGGATTAACTTATCCTCGCGAAGTGATCGTTGAGAAGCAGGAATCAGGCGCTCTAAGGGTTAGGAAGGCAGTCGAAACTAGAAGGGCCAATCAAATGCATGGACTTTTTAG GACGCTAACAGACAACCTGGTTGTTGGAGTTTCTAAAGGCTTCGAAAAGAAACTTCAACTGGTCGGTGTTGGGTATCGTGCCACGGTAGAAGGAAAAGAGATAGTGCTGAATCTTGGATTCTCTCATCCTGTTAAGATGACAATTCCTGATGGCCTAAAAGTGAAGGTAGAAGACAACACCAGAATCACGATCAGCGGATATGACAAATCTGATATTGGCCAGTTTGCTGCTTCAATTCGTAGATGGAGACCCCCGGAACCATACAAAGGTAAGGGTATCAAATATGCTGATGAAATTATAAGGAGAAAAGAAGGAAAAGCAGGAAAGAAGAAGTAA